The genomic interval AACAGCCTGCGTCTGGATTTCGAGCTTTGCGGACAATGATCGCGCAAGTTCTGGTGAGAAGGTGGTCAGGAGGACGCGTGTGGTTTCGCTCTGCTCTGCAAAATACACGGCGCGATGGAGTGCCACGATGGTCTTACCCGTTCCGGCTGATCCGGTAACGCGGGTCGGGCCGGTCACCTTCCGGCGCACGAGTTCACGCTGCGCCGGGTGCAGGAAGACTGCCCATTTCTCGAAAGGAGCATCGAGCGCCGCGGTCAGTTCGTCGACATTGTCGAATACGCGGAAGCGCCGCTGTGCGTCGGGATGGGCGTAGGGATCGGCGCCCGGTTCGGCTGGGGTGACAATATGATCCTCAAGTTTCCCGCCCGTCGCAAAATCATAGAGGGCTTCCGCAGCCTCCGCCGGAAGTCGGTCGAACAGGGTGTCGATCTCATCCTCCGGCATCACCTGCACATGCTTCAGCCATTCGCGTGGTACGCCGACATCGAGGAGCTGGTCGTCCGTCAACGACCAGAAGGGCTGGACCACTTCTCCAGCAGTTTCCATCGCGCTGGAATGGTCACCGTATTCAGGCTCGGCTTTCTCTTGGCCTTCGATCACCTCCACGATCTGCATGGCGCCGGACCGCTCGTGGGGAATGAACTTGCGCCGCTCCGCCCAGCGGTAGGCATCGTTGTGGTGGCCGACATATGCGAGCAGGTTGTCTTCGCCGTCACGCCGCAGGATGATACGCAGGTCCCGCGATACGCGCGCCGACCAGACCTTGTCGTCCCCTGCCCTCGTCAGCCGTTCAAGACTGAGACCAGTGCCCTTCGGGTCCATCATCAGGTCGACGGTCGTGATCTTGACCTGCTTCTGCTCCTGATGGGTAAGCTTGGCGAGCGCATCGGCGAAGGTCGAGGCGTAGAGAAGGGTCATCGGCTGGTGTTATTACAGCGCGGTATGATGGCGGCCCACGGAAACACGATCCTCCGCGGCATCCTGCCGCTGAAGGTGAAGCCCTTGTTCTGTATGTCGAGGGCGCGTCCGCCGTTGGATCCTTGGCCGGGCACACACATGGTCTTCCGGTCGTTCCAGAGATCCTCATGAAGAACCCAAATCAGGATGTGCTCGATCTCCTCGCGGAAGAGCACTCGCGTCTCGCCGTTAGGCTTGCGGCCCGGCGTGGTAATCGTGCCAATGCTGATGCTCGTTTCGCCATACTGGCTGCGAATTTCATCCACCTTTGGATGGTTGCGAAATCGCTTTTTGAGGTCGTTGGTTATCCCGATGTAGACAATGCGATCCCGCGTTCTTTGGTTACCGTGATTGCGAACGATAGCGTAGAGATACCCATTACGATAAACCTCACCCTCATCCTTGAAAGGTATAGTCCCGTCGCGTTCGATGCGGGACGGTCGCGACCAATCAATCTCAATCGGCTGATAGAGTGGTCTACCGTTCGAATCCTCAAACAGGTCTTCATCTTCCCCGAAGTCCGCAATGCGCAGGTTTCTGTGCATCCCGCCTAAACCTCCAGCACCTTCATCACCTCGTCGCCGAGGTGGTTCACCACCTTCACGGCCACGCGGCCATCCTTCGGCTTTGCGAACGGCCGTGAACGCACGCGATTGAGGCTGTCCCAGGCTTCCTGATCCACCTCCGCTTTCAGCGTTGTCTTCAGCGCCTTGTAGGGATCGTTGGCACCAGGGAAGTAGGCGTGGCGGACGAAGAAGCTTTCGTAATTGTAGTCGGTGTCGATGAACCACACGGCGATGTCGTCGGCATCGCCGCTTTCGATCTGGCCGCCCTTATACATATCGACGCCCATCACCTCGATGCTGACCATGCCCTCGCCGTTTTCATTGGCGCCTTCGTCGTGCACCTGAATGTCAGGCTCGCCGAATACGGTGAACAGGTTGCCAGCGCCCGTATTCGCAAGGTCTGGCATGTGCAGGTCGGGATTGATGCGGGCCTGCAGGACGGTGAGCGGGCCCATCTTGGTGACCTCACCGGCGTGCGCATCGAAGTTGAAGGCAGCCGCTATCAGGATGTCGAAGCCGTTCTCCTGTGCCTCACGTGCAGCGGCGACGACCTGCGGGCGCGTGATGGTGCCGTATTCGGGGCCAACGAATACCGCGGCACGGCGTGTCGGGCCGGCTTCGGTTTCCTCTTCGTCCTCGGCTTCGGTCAGCGATTTCTGGCGCACGATGCCTTCGGCGACGATCCATTCGCCGGGCCACAGCTTCATGCTTTCGAATACGAGCTTGTCGTCCTTGGCACGCTGCTGGACGCCCGAGCGCTTGAGGTTTTCGAGCACCATTTCGGCGAAGTCGGCGCGTTCGCCGCTTTCGCCCTTCTTGGCCCTGCCCTCAGCCGCCTCGATCTCGTCGAACAGGCTGTCGTCCACGTCCACGGCGGGGACGCGGTGGGGTGAAAGGCTCTCGACCGTGAAGGGGCCAGCCACACGCACGCGCGTTTTGTCCTCGTAAGGCTGGTCGTAGAGATATTCGGTGTCCGCCTTGGCGGCGATGCTGGCGTCGATTTCCTGCTGGCGCTCGATGCGCAAGCGCCACCATTCGGCGTGCAGTTCCTCGGCGCGCGGGTCGTTCCACGGATCGACAGGGTGTTCGGGCAGCGTCTCCAGCGTGTAGTCGCGGTCCAGTTCCTCGTTCAGCTTAGTAAGCCACTTGGTGCGCACGGCATCGGAGCCGGGTCCGCGCGCCTTCTCCAGCGCCTTTGCAGCATCTTCAGGCCACGGCGCGCCGGGTTCGCGCGGCATGGTCCATTCCTCGAAGGGCGGCAGGTCGGGGTCGGAGCCGTCCCGGCCGCGCATCGCGTTGATGTCGGCGCGCAGGGGTTCGAGCTTTTCCTGATACTCCTCCCAGATCGTGTCGATCTCGGCATTGTTGGCGATGCTTTTGAGCGTGATGTGCGGCACGCGCTTGTAGACGAAGCCCTGGCGGATGCGGCCCTGCGTCGGCGTGTCGCGCGGCGGGGTGCGGGTGATCTCGCCTTCCTTCACCTGCCCTTCGCGGCTGTCGGCGAGCAGATACCAGGGATAGCGCGCGCCCATGATCCGCGCCCGGGCGAGCGCGAGCGCGACCCGGCTCGTGTCGATCGTGATCCACCGCCGCCCCCACTGCTCGGCTACATAGGCGGTGGTGCCCGAGCCGCAGGTGGGATCGAGCACCAGATCGCCGGGATCGGTGGTCATCAGGATGCAGCGTTCGGCGGCCTTACTTACCGTCTGGACGACGTAGATTTTCTCTTCTCCGAACCCGCCAGTTCGAGTGTCGTCCCAAACATCGTTCCGAGGTTTTACGGGAAAGTCGTCGAAGTATCGGATGTAATTCAGAGATCGACCCACGCCCATCAGTCGATCAGCCTTCGTAAGCTGATCGAGACCTCGCTTATTCGTTTTGAAAGTTCCGCCCCCAGGAGTGAAACGGGTTGCCTGAAAATGATATTCCCGGAGATCGCCACCGCTAGCGCTTCGGGCACTGGTAAGCGGATTAGGTCGATAAATTCGAGCACCATCTGGCAACGCTTCACGGCCTTCAAATTCGTCCGTGGTCAAGCGCCGCCGAGTGCCATCTGGTAGCAAAACCAGACGGAGGTTCACCTCCTCCGAAGGGTCCCGCATCTCGTAGAGAGGCCGGTATTTTACGGTTTCGCGAGATTTGGCATACCAAACAATGAAATCGACCGTATTGTCCAAAACTCCCGCGCCTTTGCCGGTCGTCTTACGAAACATGACCTGCGTACAAAAATTCTCCTCCCCGAACACCTCGTCCATAAGCGCCCGCACACGGTGGACGTTCTCGTCGCCGATCTGGACGAAGACGCTGCCGCTCTCGGTCAGGAGATCGCGCGCCACGGTCAAGCGATCGCGCAGATAGGTGAGGTAGGAGTGAATGCCGTCCGCCCAGGTGTCGCGGAAGGCCTTCACCTGTTCCGGCTCGCGGGTGAGGTGGTCGGCCTTGCCGTCCTTCACGTCGCGCGATGTGGTGGACCACTGGAAGTTGGAGTTGAACTTGATGCCATAGGGCGGGTCGATATAGATGCACTGCACCTGGCCCTTCAGCCCCTCGCGCTCGGCCAGAGATGCCATCACCTTCAGCCCGTCGCCCAGGATCATGCGGTTCGACCAGTGCTGGTCATGCGCGTAGAATTCGGTCCGCGCCTCCGGATCGACGCCGTTGAAATCGGCGAATAGGTCCGGCGCGTCGTCGGCTTCGTCGCGCTGACTGGCGCGCTTCAGATCTTCGATTAGCGCCTTGGGATGAATCTTCTCCTGGATGTAGAGCGGCGGCGCCTCGACCACGAGGTCCGACCAGTCCGCCACATCCTTCCCCCGCCACACCAGCTGCGGATCGAGATCGCGGTTGCGCCGCTCGTAAGCCACCTCGATCGGCCGCTTGGTCTCGGCATCGACGAAGGTCTCGAGCTCCGCCGTGGGCGCATTCTTGCGCGTCGCCTCGTGATGCGTGAGCGTTTCGACGCGGAGGGGTTTCTTGGCCATCAGGCGGGGTCCTTGTCTTTAGGAACGGCCTGCCACTGCAGACATTGAAACTCGAAGCTCGACTCCATTTGTGCGGCATCGAAATACTGTATTCGACGGCGCTTGGGATCGAGGGCGTTCGTTACTAGCGCGAGTTGCCAGCGGCGGAGACTATTCTCCCCATCTTCGGCTTTAATCCTGACATCAGCGTTGCGCTCCGACCGAGTGATGTAAAACGCGTCCCGTCCACCCGCAGTGCCTTTCACCTCGACACACCAAATCTCCCCGGTCGAGCGATCCGCAAATTCGAGATCGTAGCCGAAACCCCGCTGTTGTTGCCTGTCCTTGAAACGATAGGCTTTGCCAAAGTCGGCCTTCACAGCCGAGATGGCGGCGCGCTCGACCTTGCGTTTCAGGACGGGGTCAATCGGAGCTGCAGCACCAGGATCGACGCCATCATCACTCGCGCCGTCGCTCACTCTTTCCCGATATTTCAGGAGTGGCTTGACCAGCTCCATCCTCGACTTCTTATCGACGCCATTTTCGCGGACATAGGAAAATGATCGAAGGCTATCTCCCTTCGGCAGCAAGCAATCTCTCGCTGCCGCCGGAATGCTTACTGCGTAGGGCGCACGCGCCGAATAGCTGAAAGGGCCGATGTCGTGAGAATCTTCCAGATTGTCAGCATCTGGCCGGGGACGATTGCCCCCGATGATTGAAGCGTTCTCATACCAGCCTACTACGACAGACGGATCAGCCTTGGTCGGCCTGGACACGAAAAAAATCAGCCAGTCGTCACCACTTTGTGTCACAGGGAAGTTGCCGCCGTTGGGCGGAAAATATCCATAATACTGCTTCCGATACGGACGGAAGATATACTTTTCATGCCCTTCTTGGCCCCAGCGCCCTGAAAGCTCGCCACCGGTGTAGTCGTCGGACCAGTCGACAGTCACCACCGCAATGTTGCGAGGTTCGCTCATGCCACAACCCTGTCAATCCATTGTTTGATCACGCCTTCGAACTCGGTCTGTATCGTCCATTTGTCGGTGAACTCGGCAAAGGCCCAGCGCCCCATGGTCCCGAGGTTGTTCACCCCGGGCACCCAGTAGGTAGCCATCGTGTCAGCCTTGTCCTTGGCGTCTTCATCGCGGAACCCCTTGATCTCGACCACGAGATTGAGCGGGTCGTCCGCGCCATTTCCGTCGTCGATCTGCAAGATGAAGTCCGGTCGATATCGTCGCGCCTCGCCGCCGGCACGATAGGGCACTTCGAAGCCGAGGTTGTGGTTCTTAACCCATGCCAGCACGCGCGGATGTGCGTCGGCAACGCGGCAGAATTCGAGCTCCCAGTCACTGTCCGCGATGGCGTAATTGATGTGACATTTCGGACCGGTCTCGTATCTGTCCTGGCTCGTGTTGAAACCCACATGCCGGGTCGAACCTTCCCGGTTATAGGGATCGAGCATGGCGATTACGCGGTTGCCGCCCGCGGCCCCGCGAGTGATCGCCGCCATGATTCGATCCGCTACCCTGTCCGCGATATCGTAATAGAGCAGCTGCGCTTGTTGAGTATTGCCCTTGCAGACGAGATGTTCGCTCATCCAGCGGCGCACGATCTTGCGCATCTCCATGATGAGCGCCGGGTTCGGAACCTCACCGTCCTCGGTAAGACGGCGCCGAACGATGCGATCCGCGAGGCGAAGCTGAATGGTTGCCGGGCGTGTATCCGCAAGATGCTCGAGGTTCATCTCAGCCTCTTCGCCCACGATGCCCGAGTTCACGGTCTGCGCGGCCCCGACAAGGTCAGGGGTAAGCTCCAGCGTCGAGTCGTCGGTGAACTCGGCCCGAAGCGTGTCCCGCGGCAATTCGGTCCGATATCCCTCGACACGGGGAAAGCGGATTTCGACGTCATCGCGCTCCGGGCTGATCGCCTCGACCCGCACCATTGGCGGCGGAGGCTTGATCGTGGCGTTCTGGGGCTGCGCGGTGAAGTCGAAGGGTATGCCGAAGATATCCGCGTATTCGACGTCGAAGCGGTCTTCGTCGTTCAATCGATAGGAAACACGCCGCAGCGCTCGGCCGATAACCTGCTCGCACAGGAGCTGCGTGCCGAACGCGCGGACGCCGAGAACATGCGTCACCGTATTTGCGTCCCAGCCCTCTGTGAGCATCGATACCGATACGACACACCGTATGGCTTCGCCCAGCTGACCGGGACGACCGACGGTGTTCATGACCTCGCGCAGGATAGCGGTGTCGTCGATCTTCTCAGCCGCAGCCCGATCGCCGGTACGCTGGACCAGTTCGTCCTTGAAACGGGCGATTTCCGGTTCTGCAGCGGTTTTGAATTCGGTACTGATCGCCTCGCCGCTTTCGACCTGCTGACTATCGATCAGCAAGGTCCGCATCTTCGGGAGGGCAACGCCATCAGGGTCGAAGTTGCGGAACAGCTTGCACGCGCCCGCCATCAGGCGCCTGTTGCCGTCCTTGTCCTCGATCTCATAGCCGGCGATGTAATCGTGAACCAGCTTGCTGGTGGCTGTGTTGTTGCAGACGACGATGAAGACAGGCTCGACGCCGAGGCCGTGCTCCTTCCAGCTATCGAAGGTCTTCTCGTAATGCCCATAAAGCGCGTCGATCGCGGAGAGAAGTTCGTTGGGTAGCTTCTGCGGATCATCGAACCCAGATTTGGCGCGCCCCTTTTTGGGAAGCTTCGTCCCGACATGCTCCCATAGGTTGCGGAACATCGGCGTGTCGCCGCCCTCGACATTGTCCATGATGGGCACGCGTGGCAGCTTGACAATCCCGCACTCAATCGCGTCCATGAGCGAGAAATCGCTCATCACCCAGCCGAAAAGCGAGCCTTCGCGGTAGCCGGAACCGCGCAGGAAGAAGGGCGTGGCAGAGAGGTCGTAGACCATATTGAGGCCGAGCGTCCGCTTCACCGCCTCCAGCCCGCTGATCCACAGGCGGGCGGCTTCGTTGGCTTCCTTGGCCTCCGCCTTTTCATCGCCCTTGAGCGCCTTTTCCTCTTCCGGCGATAGCGGGCGTTCTCGATAGCAGTGATGCGCTTCGTCGTTGAGAACGACGATGTTCTTCATGCCCATCAGAGGCCCAGCCACCCGCCGGAGCATGGACCCATCGCTTTCCTGCTTGGGCTCGGTCGCCAGAGCAGCCTGCTGGACCTTGTTGAGACTTACCTCGTCCTTCTTCTTGAAGGAATGGTAGTTGGTGATGACAATCTTGGCTTGCCCAAGGTCGCGGAGCATATCCTCAGGCACGATGTGCCGGGTGCTGTAATAGCTCTCGGGATCGTTCGGCTGCAGGACGCGCAAGCGGTCCTTGATGGTGATGCCAGGGGCTACGATCAGGAAACCCTTGGAGAAGCGCTTGGCGTTGGGATGGCGCACGGCGTTGAGTGTATGCCAGGCGATTAGCATCGCCATGACTGTCGTTTTGCCAGCACCCGTCGCCAGCTTAAGCGCCATACGGACCAGATCCGGGTTCGATGCCTCGTTAGCCGCGAAGAGATGCTCCCAGTAGCGCTGCGCGGTAGCGAGCTTCGCCTTGCGCCCTTTATGCTCGGGCTTGCCCGCCACTTCGGTCAGCCAGATCACGGTCTCGACCGCCTCGATCTGGCAGAAGAACGGAGGGAGCGGCATTTCGCCGGAGCGCCAATGGCGCAAGAGACGCGCGGTTGTAGGCGTTACCTGCCACTGGCTTTCTGGAAGCTCCCGCCAAGTATCGATGGCCTGACGGATACCGTTGATGATCTCTGTCGGGTCATAGATGTCACCGAGCGCGTCCGCGAAAATGTCAGCCTGCGCTGCGCTCTTGCCGCGCGTCGCTCTGGGCTTGGGTATCGGAGTGGTGAGGTCGCTGCGGCGTCGACCGTGCTCGACTACGCCGGTGGGTTGGCCTCCGTCGCCCAACTGCCAATGCCGTTCTGGGCGCCGATAGGGCGAATTGAGTATTGGTGAATCGAAAAATGCCTCGGTACTCACAACACCCCACCCCGTTCTTGGCATCTATTGCGCTTTGCGATTCTCTGTTTGGAGACAGCGCTCTAAGTCCACTAACTGCCTTTACCCGATAAAAAAATCGACCCTTACCGCCCCGCTTTCCATAGGCGTGTGCCGAGGCCTCGGTCTCCGCGCGGGTCGGGGACGGCCTTTGACGGGTCCAATGGAAGGCTTCGAATTGACCATGCCTTCGAGCACACTTTTGCTCACGCTGTGGGGTAAGATGGAACGGATAAATTTATTCTCGCACTGTACCACAGATTGTGCCACAAATTGTGCCACACGCTCTGTTCGAGATCGTGAAAATGGCTGTTTTCTGGGCTTCTTCAGAAGCGGTCGAAAAAAGGTCGGGAATCCTCTCTCCCCGACCAATTTTCGTCGTTTCCCGCGTATCTCACAGCCCCGGGGCCCCTGCGGCAGAGCCGCTAAACCATATCACGGGGACGGACGAGACGGTCGAATGTATCTCCATCGACCAGGCCCAGTTCGAGCCCGGCTTCCCTGAGTGTCAGATCGTTTCCGAGCGCGTGCTTGGCGATTTTCGCAGCGTTGTCATAACCGATTTCGGGCGCGAGGGCTGTCACCAGCATCAAGGAACGGTCGACCAGTTCGGCTATCCTGTCCTTGTTCGGTTCTATCCCTTCGACGCATCGGCGAGCGAAGCTGTTCATTGCGATGGACAGCAACTCGATTGATCGCAGGACATTCGACCCGATCAACGGCATGAACGTATTCAACTCGAACTGGCCCTGCATGCCGCCGAGCGTGACTGCCTGATGATTGCCGATCACCTGAGCCGCGACCATCGTCAGCATCTCGACCTGCGTCGGGTTGACCTTGCCCGGCATGATGGAGCTTCCCGGTTCGTTGGCCGGCAGGGACAACTCTCCCAGGCCCGAGCGTGGACCGGACGCCAGCAGACGCATGTCATTGGCGATCTTGTTCAGGGCCACGGCCAGGGTGTTGAGGGCGCCGGAGAAAGACACAAGCCCGTCCTTGGCGGCAAGCTGCTCGAAGACGTTCTCGGCAGGACGGAACATCTCGCCGGTGATGTCCGAAAGTTCGGCGACCATGTCGTTACGCCAGCCGTCAGGCGCGTTGAGACCGGTTCCCACCGCCGTTCCGCCGATCGCGAGGACGCGCAGATCGCGTTCAACCGAATCCTCCACGCGCTCGCGGCAGCTGGCAATCTGCGCCGCGTAGCCGGAAAACTCCTGTCCCAGCGTCAGGGGGGTTGCGTCTTGCGTGTGCGTACGACCGATCTTGACGATATCCGCGAAAGCCCCTGCCTTCTTGTCCAGCGCCGAATGCAGCGAACCCAGGGCCGGAAGAAGGCTCCCCCGGGTCGCCAGCAAGGCGGCGATATGCAGCGCCGTCGGAAAGCTGTCGTTCGAGCTTTGCGACCGATTGACGTGATCGTTCGGATGAACGGGCGAATTTCCACCGCGCACCCCGGCCAGATTCTCGTTGGCGATCGCGGCGATCACTTCGTTGACGTTCATGTTCGTCTGAGTGCCGCTTCCAGTCTGGAAGATCGAGAGTGGAAAGGCATCGTCGAACTCGCCTGCGCGCACGCGTCGCGCCGCGGCTTCTATCGCGTCGGCCAGGGGGGTTTGCAGACCGTGCTTTCTGTTGACCCGCGCCGCGGCCTGCTTGACCGCGGCCTGCGCATGAACGATCTCGATCGGCATACGCTGATGCGGGGGGAACGGGAAATTCTGGAGACTGCGCTGGGTCTGCGCTCCCCAATAGGCGTCGGCGGGAACCTGAATCGGTCCGATGGAATCGGTTTCGGTTCGCGTTTCTTTCATCGAGATGTCCTCCTTGACTTCTTCTGCATGACGCCAAACCCTCGAGCCCGTCTGGCGTTGCATCTTTCGCCCTCTTACCTGCCGTTCTCCCGTCCTCGCGAAACCTATGCAGCCGCCGGCGCGTTGGCTGCGCCATGAGCGGAATTCCACAATGAACCAGGCCCCGGCAGTTTCCCGAATCCTCCGTCCGCACCGGACCGACAGCCGCATCCTTGTAGCGTTTCTCTTGTTCGCGGCAGCCCTGCTCGGGCTGATCATGCTCGCTTCAGAGGTGGCTGAAGGCGATACCTTCGCGCTCGACAAGGCCATCGTGGTAGGTTTGCGCCAGGCGAGTGATCCGGCTGTCCCGATCGGGCCGCATTGGCTGGAACCGGCGATGGTGTCCTTCACCGCGCTGGGTGGTGCCCCCGTCCTGACCCTCGTCACCATTTTCGCGGCTGGCTTCCTTCTGGCCCAGCGGAAGTTCGCACACAGCGTCTTCGTCGCCGCTACAATCGCTGGGGGAGCGTTTCTGAGTACCGTCATCAAGAGCCTGTTCGACCGCGCCCGGCCGGAAATCGTGCCCCACCTCGTCGATGTCAGTTCGGCGAGTTTTCCCAGCGGCCACTCGATGAACTCGGCAATAGTGTACCTTACCCTCGCCGTGCTGGTGGCGCGTGGCCAGGAGCAGAGGCGATTGCAGGTCTATCTGATCGGTGCCGCGGTCATGCTTGTCCTGCTGATCGGCTGCACGCGCGTCTATCTCGGCGTACACTGGCCGAGCGACGTCCTCGCCGGCTGGTTCGTGGGGGCCTGTTTCGCCGCCGCCGCCTCGTTGCTCGCCAAGCGA from Aurantiacibacter spongiae carries:
- a CDS encoding BPTD_3080 family restriction endonuclease, producing MSTEAFFDSPILNSPYRRPERHWQLGDGGQPTGVVEHGRRRSDLTTPIPKPRATRGKSAAQADIFADALGDIYDPTEIINGIRQAIDTWRELPESQWQVTPTTARLLRHWRSGEMPLPPFFCQIEAVETVIWLTEVAGKPEHKGRKAKLATAQRYWEHLFAANEASNPDLVRMALKLATGAGKTTVMAMLIAWHTLNAVRHPNAKRFSKGFLIVAPGITIKDRLRVLQPNDPESYYSTRHIVPEDMLRDLGQAKIVITNYHSFKKKDEVSLNKVQQAALATEPKQESDGSMLRRVAGPLMGMKNIVVLNDEAHHCYRERPLSPEEEKALKGDEKAEAKEANEAARLWISGLEAVKRTLGLNMVYDLSATPFFLRGSGYREGSLFGWVMSDFSLMDAIECGIVKLPRVPIMDNVEGGDTPMFRNLWEHVGTKLPKKGRAKSGFDDPQKLPNELLSAIDALYGHYEKTFDSWKEHGLGVEPVFIVVCNNTATSKLVHDYIAGYEIEDKDGNRRLMAGACKLFRNFDPDGVALPKMRTLLIDSQQVESGEAISTEFKTAAEPEIARFKDELVQRTGDRAAAEKIDDTAILREVMNTVGRPGQLGEAIRCVVSVSMLTEGWDANTVTHVLGVRAFGTQLLCEQVIGRALRRVSYRLNDEDRFDVEYADIFGIPFDFTAQPQNATIKPPPPMVRVEAISPERDDVEIRFPRVEGYRTELPRDTLRAEFTDDSTLELTPDLVGAAQTVNSGIVGEEAEMNLEHLADTRPATIQLRLADRIVRRRLTEDGEVPNPALIMEMRKIVRRWMSEHLVCKGNTQQAQLLYYDIADRVADRIMAAITRGAAGGNRVIAMLDPYNREGSTRHVGFNTSQDRYETGPKCHINYAIADSDWELEFCRVADAHPRVLAWVKNHNLGFEVPYRAGGEARRYRPDFILQIDDGNGADDPLNLVVEIKGFRDEDAKDKADTMATYWVPGVNNLGTMGRWAFAEFTDKWTIQTEFEGVIKQWIDRVVA
- a CDS encoding site-specific DNA-methyltransferase, encoding MAKKPLRVETLTHHEATRKNAPTAELETFVDAETKRPIEVAYERRNRDLDPQLVWRGKDVADWSDLVVEAPPLYIQEKIHPKALIEDLKRASQRDEADDAPDLFADFNGVDPEARTEFYAHDQHWSNRMILGDGLKVMASLAEREGLKGQVQCIYIDPPYGIKFNSNFQWSTTSRDVKDGKADHLTREPEQVKAFRDTWADGIHSYLTYLRDRLTVARDLLTESGSVFVQIGDENVHRVRALMDEVFGEENFCTQVMFRKTTGKGAGVLDNTVDFIVWYAKSRETVKYRPLYEMRDPSEEVNLRLVLLPDGTRRRLTTDEFEGREALPDGARIYRPNPLTSARSASGGDLREYHFQATRFTPGGGTFKTNKRGLDQLTKADRLMGVGRSLNYIRYFDDFPVKPRNDVWDDTRTGGFGEEKIYVVQTVSKAAERCILMTTDPGDLVLDPTCGSGTTAYVAEQWGRRWITIDTSRVALALARARIMGARYPWYLLADSREGQVKEGEITRTPPRDTPTQGRIRQGFVYKRVPHITLKSIANNAEIDTIWEEYQEKLEPLRADINAMRGRDGSDPDLPPFEEWTMPREPGAPWPEDAAKALEKARGPGSDAVRTKWLTKLNEELDRDYTLETLPEHPVDPWNDPRAEELHAEWWRLRIERQQEIDASIAAKADTEYLYDQPYEDKTRVRVAGPFTVESLSPHRVPAVDVDDSLFDEIEAAEGRAKKGESGERADFAEMVLENLKRSGVQQRAKDDKLVFESMKLWPGEWIVAEGIVRQKSLTEAEDEEETEAGPTRRAAVFVGPEYGTITRPQVVAAAREAQENGFDILIAAAFNFDAHAGEVTKMGPLTVLQARINPDLHMPDLANTGAGNLFTVFGEPDIQVHDEGANENGEGMVSIEVMGVDMYKGGQIESGDADDIAVWFIDTDYNYESFFVRHAYFPGANDPYKALKTTLKAEVDQEAWDSLNRVRSRPFAKPKDGRVAVKVVNHLGDEVMKVLEV
- a CDS encoding protein NO VEIN domain-containing protein — protein: MSEPRNIAVVTVDWSDDYTGGELSGRWGQEGHEKYIFRPYRKQYYGYFPPNGGNFPVTQSGDDWLIFFVSRPTKADPSVVVGWYENASIIGGNRPRPDADNLEDSHDIGPFSYSARAPYAVSIPAAARDCLLPKGDSLRSFSYVRENGVDKKSRMELVKPLLKYRERVSDGASDDGVDPGAAAPIDPVLKRKVERAAISAVKADFGKAYRFKDRQQQRGFGYDLEFADRSTGEIWCVEVKGTAGGRDAFYITRSERNADVRIKAEDGENSLRRWQLALVTNALDPKRRRIQYFDAAQMESSFEFQCLQWQAVPKDKDPA
- a CDS encoding GIY-YIG nuclease family protein, with product MHRNLRIADFGEDEDLFEDSNGRPLYQPIEIDWSRPSRIERDGTIPFKDEGEVYRNGYLYAIVRNHGNQRTRDRIVYIGITNDLKKRFRNHPKVDEIRSQYGETSISIGTITTPGRKPNGETRVLFREEIEHILIWVLHEDLWNDRKTMCVPGQGSNGGRALDIQNKGFTFSGRMPRRIVFPWAAIIPRCNNTSR
- a CDS encoding phosphatase PAP2 family protein; translated protein: MNQAPAVSRILRPHRTDSRILVAFLLFAAALLGLIMLASEVAEGDTFALDKAIVVGLRQASDPAVPIGPHWLEPAMVSFTALGGAPVLTLVTIFAAGFLLAQRKFAHSVFVAATIAGGAFLSTVIKSLFDRARPEIVPHLVDVSSASFPSGHSMNSAIVYLTLAVLVARGQEQRRLQVYLIGAAVMLVLLIGCTRVYLGVHWPSDVLAGWFVGACFAAAASLLAKRLQARHKIERPGETSSERAREP
- the fumC gene encoding class II fumarate hydratase, yielding MKETRTETDSIGPIQVPADAYWGAQTQRSLQNFPFPPHQRMPIEIVHAQAAVKQAAARVNRKHGLQTPLADAIEAAARRVRAGEFDDAFPLSIFQTGSGTQTNMNVNEVIAAIANENLAGVRGGNSPVHPNDHVNRSQSSNDSFPTALHIAALLATRGSLLPALGSLHSALDKKAGAFADIVKIGRTHTQDATPLTLGQEFSGYAAQIASCRERVEDSVERDLRVLAIGGTAVGTGLNAPDGWRNDMVAELSDITGEMFRPAENVFEQLAAKDGLVSFSGALNTLAVALNKIANDMRLLASGPRSGLGELSLPANEPGSSIMPGKVNPTQVEMLTMVAAQVIGNHQAVTLGGMQGQFELNTFMPLIGSNVLRSIELLSIAMNSFARRCVEGIEPNKDRIAELVDRSLMLVTALAPEIGYDNAAKIAKHALGNDLTLREAGLELGLVDGDTFDRLVRPRDMV